A window of the Streptomyces sp. NBC_01351 genome harbors these coding sequences:
- a CDS encoding GNAT family N-acetyltransferase — protein MSEITVVAGQGEWRDGFEERVLAGYRAAGCSEPLARALLEQAVEGIDDWTVATDGTGWIAVQVAEDNGVTVGRIHDLTVPQGRPWAERWCAERGAQRVEVRLTGGAGAFADYPVRGQFRMRAVAEQPELPPGLSARRLTEEEYPGWYAGEVAAYIADVVRAGALTPEQAREKSDEVFARYLPDGYETPGHHFYAMEADGVVVGTGWVNHGFLPGVTFGFSLEIYEEHRGKGYGRAAMAVGGWATRQGGDEVMMFNVMGGNEVAMSLYDSAGFAVLIENRSIEL, from the coding sequence ATGAGCGAGATAACGGTGGTGGCCGGGCAGGGCGAGTGGCGAGACGGGTTCGAGGAGCGGGTGCTGGCCGGGTACCGGGCCGCGGGGTGCTCGGAGCCGCTGGCCCGGGCCCTGCTGGAGCAGGCGGTCGAGGGAATCGACGACTGGACGGTGGCCACGGACGGCACCGGGTGGATCGCGGTCCAGGTGGCCGAGGACAACGGGGTGACCGTGGGCCGGATCCACGACCTGACCGTGCCGCAGGGGCGCCCGTGGGCCGAGCGGTGGTGCGCCGAGCGCGGCGCGCAGCGCGTGGAGGTCCGGCTGACCGGGGGAGCGGGGGCGTTCGCCGACTATCCGGTGCGGGGCCAGTTCCGGATGCGTGCCGTGGCCGAGCAGCCCGAGCTGCCGCCGGGCCTGTCGGCGCGGCGCCTCACGGAGGAGGAGTACCCGGGTTGGTACGCCGGTGAGGTGGCCGCCTACATCGCGGACGTCGTCAGGGCCGGGGCCCTGACCCCGGAGCAGGCCCGGGAGAAGTCCGACGAGGTCTTCGCCCGCTACCTCCCGGACGGGTACGAGACCCCGGGGCACCACTTCTACGCGATGGAGGCCGACGGCGTGGTGGTCGGCACCGGCTGGGTGAACCACGGCTTCCTGCCGGGCGTGACCTTCGGTTTCTCACTGGAGATCTACGAGGAACACCGCGGCAAGGGCTACGGCCGGGCCGCGATGGCCGTCGGGGGGTGGGCCACCCGGCAGGGCGGCGACGAGGTGATGATGTTCAACGTCATGGGCGGCAACGAGGTCGCGATGAGCCTGTACGACAGCGCGGGCTTCGCCGTTCTGATCGAGAACCGCTCGATCGAGCTCTAG
- a CDS encoding VOC family protein: MSVTSVQLNHTVVYARDRQLSAEFIAVVLGLTPDAPFGPFLPVDLGSGVTLDYYEMRDEPIQSQHYAFLVPDDQFDTMIARLEALAVTYFADPGHTDPGRINHLFGGRGAYFADPDGHNMEIMTRPYARR; the protein is encoded by the coding sequence ATGTCCGTCACCAGCGTCCAGCTCAACCACACCGTCGTCTACGCCCGAGACCGCCAGCTGTCCGCCGAGTTCATCGCCGTCGTCCTGGGCCTGACGCCCGACGCCCCGTTCGGGCCGTTCCTGCCCGTCGACCTCGGCAGCGGCGTGACGCTCGACTACTACGAGATGCGCGACGAGCCGATCCAGTCGCAGCACTACGCGTTCCTCGTACCCGACGACCAGTTCGACACGATGATCGCCCGCCTGGAGGCGCTCGCGGTCACGTACTTCGCCGACCCGGGCCACACCGATCCGGGCCGGATCAACCACCTCTTCGGCGGCCGCGGCGCGTACTTCGCGGACCCGGACGGCCACAACATGGAGATCATGACCCGGCCCTACGCCAGGCGTTGA